A stretch of DNA from Bacillota bacterium:
GGGCCGGAGCGATCCGTATCTCGAAGAATTGCGGCACTTTTTCGACTGCGTCCGGACCGGAGAATCCCCCGTTGTCGGTGCCCACGAGGGGATCGAGGCACTTCGGGTCATACTGGCCGCGTACGATGCGGCCGAGTCCGGGCGCACGGTGCACGTGGCGTAGCAGCTGCGCGGTCACCATACGAAACGGTTTGAGAAAGGGGGGCGGACCATGCAGGTTGCCGTCAGTATGTGGTCCCTGCATCGTGAGGCTCAAGCGGGGCGCATCGATACAGCAGGATTCGTCGGGTGGGCTGCCGATGAAGGGTTTGCAGGCGTTGAGCTTTTGAACCTCTTCTGGCGCGACCCGGGACGGGAAGTACCGGAGGTAAGACGCCTTTGTGAAGGTCTTGGCGTCCATGTCGCCGCCTACGATGCCACGAACGATTTCGGAATCCTCGAGCCGAAGGCCCGGCGGGCGCAGCTGGAGCAGGTCCGCCGTGACATCGATACGGCTGTCAGCCTGGGTGCTCCGGTTTTACGGGTGTTCGCCGGCGGAGAACACGCTAAAGTCCGCTACGAGGATGTAAAGAGGACGATTGAGGAGAGCCTCGCGGAAGTGGCCGCCTACGCCGCCCAAGCGGGAGTCGTGCTGGCCCTCGAAAATCACCCGGGCCCA
This window harbors:
- a CDS encoding sugar phosphate isomerase/epimerase family protein, which translates into the protein MQVAVSMWSLHREAQAGRIDTAGFVGWAADEGFAGVELLNLFWRDPGREVPEVRRLCEGLGVHVAAYDATNDFGILEPKARRAQLEQVRRDIDTAVSLGAPVLRVFAGGEHAKVRYEDVKRTIEESLAEVAAYAAQAGVVLALENHPGPAGRIRNMLDAIRFVNLAHMRVNLDPANFLLCDEDPREAAAQLADVVAHVHVKDLASLPGSAGATEEGTLLRSLAGRAYKGVVVGGGDVPWASVLGSLHARSYRGWLSIEYEGEGDARAGVIESRANLLAILRSL